Genomic DNA from Alkalihalobacterium alkalinitrilicum:
GAATATTCTAACTTATAGAATGCAGTTTTATGCAACACTAGTGATAATTACTATAATGGTGATTTCTAGGTTATTTATTTAAATTAGTTCTTAATGGTTTTTACAATTTTAGTTTCCTAAAAATTAGTTCGATTTTCAGTTATAATTTTTTCATAAATCTCGATATAACGATCAGCCATCAATTTCCTACTAAAATTACTGATGGCGTAATCCCTCATTTGTTTAGGTGTTGGTAGATTTTCGTACTTAACTTTTTCAACCATTTCTTCAATGGTTTTGCAAACTAAATCTGGAAAACCAGCCAGAACTTCTTTGACTGCACCATTATCCAATGCAATTACAGGTGTTCCACAAACCATAGCTTCAATCATAACAAGACCAAAAGCCTCATATAATGTTGGAAAAATGAGACATCTTGCATTTTTTAATAAATCGATTCTGTCTCTTCCTCCAACTTCTCCAACATAACTAATATTTCGATTATTTTTAATATATGGTTCGACATTTTTTATAAAATACTCACTATCGTCAATTGGACCTGCAATTATTAACTTTTGTTTTGAAAGTTCTGCTATCTTAAGAGCATGGTGTACGCCCTTATCTTTACAAACTCGACCTAGAAAAAGTAAGAAATCCTGTTTATGATCACAAAATTCAAAATCTGTTGGATTAATTCCGTTATGAATATAAGTTCCTTTCCCTTTTCCTAGTAAATCAAGCATAGTGTTACTAACAAAGATGGGATATTTAACGACTTCAGTATACCACCAAACATGGATGGTACTTACAGTAGGGATAGGCAAATTTAACTTGCTTATTACAGAATCATGGGTATGATCATGTATTAAGTCAATATCACCTGGTAATGTATTTTTTACAAATTCTACTATTTTCCTTGGATTTCCAATATGATTGTATGGTAAAATCTTTGCGCTACTATGACTCCCTTTAAGAGCATAGAGAATTACATCATGACCTCTTTCCATAAGCTCTTCACTAAGGTCATAGACAACTCTTTCTATTCCCCCATATTTTTGAGGTGGAGTGGTGAGGTAATCAGGGGCAACCTGAACTATTTTCATGGATTCTACTTCCTTTCAAAAATTACTAAACAAACTACAAAATCGAAAACACTTCAAGTTTTTATGATTACTTACCACTAGCAACTAGACTTCTAATATACTTTCTTGCTTCATCTTGCATGGTTCGATAAATAGGATGGAAGATAAAGCTATGAAAATGGTTACTATCTTTTAAACACTGTTGGATTTCTTTTTTGGTATAATGTGGGCGATAGCGAATAGACATCGCGTAAAATGGATCTTTTTTCTGTCTTGCCACAAATTCAGCCTCAGCCGTTCTTGGATAAGGCTTCATTTTACTTCCTAGCCTTTTGGCTAAATTTGCGAATACAATTTCGTCAGTTCCCCAGGCTTT
This window encodes:
- a CDS encoding glycosyltransferase family 4 protein gives rise to the protein MKIVQVAPDYLTTPPQKYGGIERVVYDLSEELMERGHDVILYALKGSHSSAKILPYNHIGNPRKIVEFVKNTLPGDIDLIHDHTHDSVISKLNLPIPTVSTIHVWWYTEVVKYPIFVSNTMLDLLGKGKGTYIHNGINPTDFEFCDHKQDFLLFLGRVCKDKGVHHALKIAELSKQKLIIAGPIDDSEYFIKNVEPYIKNNRNISYVGEVGGRDRIDLLKNARCLIFPTLYEAFGLVMIEAMVCGTPVIALDNGAVKEVLAGFPDLVCKTIEEMVEKVKYENLPTPKQMRDYAISNFSRKLMADRYIEIYEKIITENRTNF